One Vallitalea pronyensis genomic region harbors:
- a CDS encoding GNAT family N-acetyltransferase, with product MCEIHLTEFKESDISRLVSWVPSERFLLQFTGRAYALSTLAEQLKGDIHRMISKKDMMLYNIVHEKNTIGHMQLLRINREDKTGAIGRIIIGDPNARGKGYGTLAIRNALHIAFDDIGLEKVLLRVYDFNAGAIKCYKNIGFRIIEKLEKKVEFNGHHWGCYVMAINKEEFEKRNNTD from the coding sequence ATGTGTGAGATACATCTAACAGAATTTAAAGAATCAGATATATCCCGATTAGTTTCATGGGTGCCTAGCGAAAGATTTTTGTTACAATTTACAGGTCGTGCATATGCTTTATCAACATTAGCAGAGCAGTTAAAAGGCGATATTCATCGCATGATAAGTAAAAAAGATATGATGCTGTATAATATTGTCCATGAAAAAAATACAATAGGACATATGCAGCTACTGCGTATTAACAGAGAGGATAAAACAGGTGCAATTGGTCGCATCATAATCGGAGATCCCAATGCAAGAGGTAAAGGTTACGGTACGTTGGCTATTCGAAATGCATTACATATAGCTTTTGATGATATAGGTTTAGAGAAGGTGCTATTAAGGGTATATGACTTTAACGCAGGAGCTATTAAATGTTATAAGAATATTGGGTTTAGGATAATTGAAAAACTTGAAAAGAAGGTTGAGTTTAATGGTCACCATTGGGGATGCTATGTAATGGCGATTAACAAGGAAGAATTTGAAAAGCGTAATAATACGGATTAA
- a CDS encoding polysaccharide lyase family 7 protein: protein MKKTMGLLLSVLIGFNLLASTNLSYGKEVIQNRLDIAYVTASSDDGNVPANTIDNVIDTRWSAKGPDEWIRYDLGSQQTIGYVGVAFHKGDIRYTDFDILVSSDDVTWEEVFSGRGSGTTIDMEKFDIEDISAQYVKLICHGYTYTDGSKTGEWNSLNEVHFYPSDDVPFDKINELEPETPMDITYTKAGFYEGISPQDNPNDIPVHDVHQPNDVTGTILNVVDFGADIADNGANDVGAIQAAINAAQYGDEVYLPNGTYNLQSDAGYALKLKSGVNLRGESQEGTKLIICGKDGYYPSSVIKAMGQHNILVSNMTITSDFSGNYSLDHISNNPDASGSRYGIQIEDNAMNEPSYNITMDQLILEKYQTMGVRISNSHDIVVKRSIFQNATDIGGGGAGYGVSIQGEGNNIDRLGYLNDSRFNLVEDCTFLGPYLRHGVLIQYYSHNNVIRHNTFIQTKLDAIDLHGEDEYLNDIHHNNIQSIETGAGIGVGNSGATHDKSGPGNVIHHNHIDNCREGIKVHLGSEDTLIHDNTITGATVNRAKGIYLQNAPGTLVQNNHIYNNTSYDFVGVLLAYDKGTNGRGYGSPHNISIEGNTLENCTNGIRLTSGTDITVQNNSYFNILDTPFLDSRTYKYAASKLPSQILDLTNWKLTLPINNAQEIKQPALMDYEHDDYFHANTDGNGVLFKAHCGGETTSGSGYPRSELREMANNGTTRASWSTNSGKHVMTMDLRITHIPDVKRHVVVGQIHDASDDVMMIRLENNRLFVEAEGEDVGLLDANYQLGSRFTIKIEAENDIIKVYYNQDEKVTYDVKDSPTTTGNSKHGCYFKAGMYTQSNTEKGDKPTAYGESEIYDLVVTHSESSNNDTPNNEADVTMNPVMDTYIELASKNPNTTPYHDKDTMYVKMSSGQTTIRIGFIEFDKRSINNSIDTAQLKLTKHSLKKADSAITVYGLPTTFSETLVWTDLFTADSRYSKNDNTDIPTWLSEHAVKIGVINFGLNDNDTDYTLDVSGFVNDHLDTDQFTFVLLDEAGANSDLKLGTSENTAKAPELRVWYKTP, encoded by the coding sequence TTGAAAAAAACAATGGGTTTATTATTATCGGTTTTGATTGGGTTTAACCTTTTGGCATCAACCAATCTATCTTATGGGAAAGAAGTCATACAAAATCGTCTTGATATCGCTTATGTTACAGCAAGCAGTGATGATGGTAATGTACCAGCCAATACAATAGATAACGTTATTGATACCCGATGGTCAGCAAAAGGACCAGACGAATGGATTCGATATGACTTGGGTAGTCAGCAAACCATTGGGTATGTGGGAGTAGCTTTCCACAAGGGCGATATACGCTATACAGATTTTGATATTCTCGTTTCATCGGATGATGTGACTTGGGAAGAAGTTTTTAGCGGTCGAGGTTCAGGGACCACAATTGATATGGAAAAATTTGATATAGAAGATATTTCAGCCCAATACGTAAAATTGATTTGTCATGGGTATACATACACTGACGGTTCAAAAACAGGAGAATGGAACAGTTTAAATGAAGTTCATTTTTACCCCTCAGATGACGTTCCATTTGATAAAATAAATGAATTAGAACCAGAGACACCTATGGATATAACTTATACAAAAGCAGGATTTTATGAAGGTATTTCACCTCAAGACAATCCTAATGATATACCTGTACATGACGTACATCAGCCAAATGATGTCACTGGAACCATCTTGAATGTGGTTGATTTTGGTGCTGATATAGCCGACAATGGTGCCAATGATGTGGGTGCTATACAAGCAGCAATCAATGCAGCTCAATATGGTGATGAGGTTTATTTACCAAATGGTACCTATAATTTACAATCCGATGCTGGCTATGCTTTGAAGCTAAAATCTGGTGTTAACTTACGTGGTGAAAGTCAAGAAGGAACCAAACTCATCATCTGTGGCAAAGATGGTTATTACCCTTCAAGTGTTATTAAAGCCATGGGACAACATAATATCCTTGTATCCAACATGACCATTACCTCCGATTTTTCTGGGAATTACTCATTGGATCATATCAGCAATAACCCAGACGCATCAGGATCCAGATACGGTATTCAAATTGAAGATAATGCCATGAATGAACCATCCTATAACATAACCATGGATCAACTTATCCTTGAAAAATATCAAACCATGGGTGTTCGGATAAGTAACAGCCATGATATCGTTGTTAAGCGGTCTATCTTCCAAAATGCTACAGATATAGGCGGTGGCGGTGCTGGCTATGGCGTATCCATTCAAGGTGAAGGGAATAACATTGACCGTCTCGGTTATCTGAATGATTCCCGTTTCAACTTGGTTGAAGACTGCACATTCCTAGGACCTTACCTGCGTCATGGTGTATTGATTCAATATTATTCTCATAACAATGTCATACGCCATAATACATTTATTCAAACCAAGTTGGATGCCATTGATTTACATGGTGAAGATGAGTACCTCAATGACATACATCATAATAACATCCAAAGTATTGAAACAGGGGCTGGTATTGGCGTTGGTAACTCCGGTGCAACCCATGATAAATCCGGTCCAGGTAATGTTATTCATCACAATCATATTGATAATTGTCGAGAAGGTATTAAAGTGCACCTTGGCTCAGAAGATACCCTAATACATGATAACACCATAACAGGAGCAACCGTTAACCGTGCAAAAGGCATATACCTTCAAAATGCTCCAGGTACCCTTGTTCAAAACAATCATATCTATAATAATACATCCTATGATTTTGTAGGTGTCTTATTAGCTTATGACAAAGGTACAAATGGCAGAGGTTATGGAAGCCCCCATAATATAAGTATCGAGGGAAATACCCTAGAAAACTGTACCAATGGGATAAGGCTTACATCTGGAACAGATATAACTGTTCAAAATAATAGCTATTTTAATATATTAGATACACCTTTCCTTGATTCAAGAACCTACAAATATGCAGCTAGTAAACTACCCTCTCAGATACTGGATTTAACAAATTGGAAATTAACCCTGCCCATTAATAATGCCCAAGAAATAAAACAGCCAGCATTAATGGATTATGAGCATGACGATTATTTCCATGCCAATACAGATGGCAACGGGGTTTTGTTTAAAGCCCATTGTGGTGGTGAAACCACAAGTGGTTCTGGATACCCCCGATCTGAACTAAGAGAAATGGCGAATAATGGTACCACCAGAGCAAGTTGGTCAACCAATTCTGGAAAACATGTGATGACCATGGACCTAAGAATAACTCACATACCTGATGTTAAGCGGCATGTGGTAGTTGGACAGATTCATGATGCCTCTGACGATGTTATGATGATTAGACTTGAAAACAATCGTTTATTTGTTGAAGCTGAAGGTGAAGATGTGGGTTTACTTGATGCTAACTATCAATTAGGTAGCCGGTTCACCATTAAAATAGAAGCTGAAAATGATATCATTAAAGTCTATTACAACCAAGATGAAAAAGTAACTTATGATGTAAAAGATTCTCCTACAACAACTGGTAATTCTAAGCATGGATGCTATTTTAAAGCCGGCATGTACACCCAATCCAATACCGAAAAAGGTGATAAACCAACTGCTTATGGTGAATCTGAAATCTATGATTTGGTTGTAACCCATTCGGAATCATCCAACAACGATACGCCTAATAATGAAGCAGATGTAACCATGAATCCAGTTATGGATACTTACATCGAGTTAGCATCTAAAAACCCTAACACGACCCCATATCATGATAAAGATACCATGTATGTTAAAATGAGTAGTGGACAGACAACCATTCGGATTGGATTCATTGAATTTGATAAGCGTTCTATCAACAACAGCATAGATACAGCTCAGTTAAAACTAACAAAACACAGTCTTAAAAAGGCAGATTCAGCCATTACAGTATATGGCTTACCTACAACCTTCTCAGAAACACTTGTTTGGACGGACTTATTTACTGCTGATTCAAGATACAGCAAAAATGACAATACCGATATACCCACATGGCTAAGTGAGCATGCTGTTAAAATCGGTGTCATTAACTTCGGTTTGAATGATAACGACACGGATTACACCCTTGATGTCTCTGGGTTTGTTAACGATCATTTGGATACGGATCAGTTCACCTTCGTTTTACTGGATGAAGCAGGAGCCAACTCTGATTTAAAACTTGGCACCAGTGAAAATACCGCAAAAGCACCTGAACTCAGGGTATGGTATAAAACACCCTAA
- a CDS encoding AAA family ATPase, translating into MNTKETIIIGIAGGSGSGKSTFSSHLEDHLLNLKVKVIHMDDYFKEDKPTITAPYTQIEYEDHNHPDSFDFDKLLDDYKQLLKQEYDVIIIEGLMTLYNNDIRKLLHLKIFIDCQADERIVRRINRNLAFGQSFEDITSVYLDAVRYRHQEFVEPSRWHADIILNGSSLPTIGTDIISTWIKSQYSRLGHE; encoded by the coding sequence ATGAATACGAAAGAAACAATCATTATTGGTATTGCTGGTGGTTCAGGAAGTGGTAAGTCCACTTTTTCGTCCCATTTAGAGGATCATTTATTAAATCTTAAGGTGAAAGTTATCCACATGGATGATTATTTTAAAGAAGATAAACCCACCATCACAGCACCTTATACACAAATTGAGTATGAAGATCACAATCATCCAGATTCTTTTGATTTTGATAAGCTCCTAGATGATTACAAACAATTGCTTAAGCAGGAATATGACGTTATCATCATTGAAGGTCTTATGACACTTTATAACAACGACATAAGAAAGCTTCTACATCTAAAAATATTTATTGATTGTCAAGCCGATGAAAGAATCGTTAGAAGAATCAATCGTAACTTGGCATTTGGCCAGAGTTTTGAAGACATTACTTCTGTTTATTTAGATGCCGTAAGGTATCGCCATCAAGAATTCGTTGAGCCATCCCGTTGGCATGCGGATATTATCCTCAATGGTTCAAGTTTGCCAACGATTGGTACAGATATCATCTCAACATGGATTAAAAGTCAATATTCGCGTTTAGGACACGAATAA
- a CDS encoding leucine-rich repeat domain-containing protein, with amino-acid sequence MLKNETILKAVQQLLGKDNISKADILSIKALNLNNKQLMDISDLAVFENLVKLEIKQNAIIDFSPLSNLFQLEELDISNDPWNESPQRNKIKSLDFVQKLVNLKYVNFSHTALTTIDFVKYLPKLQRIEAMCNKISDLSPLKHCSDLRAMNFYSCRIWDIDVCRYLPKLEGISINENAVRDLSPLENCINLRVLNVHSNKLGDISCLKNLTQITYITLDQNSIGDISVLKNMPNINHLTLSLNPYIKDMSVLKELKKLSYAEVANLDLTPVQKHELQEDHPKCKFVWSY; translated from the coding sequence ATGTTAAAAAATGAAACTATTTTGAAGGCAGTACAACAACTTTTAGGTAAAGACAACATATCAAAAGCAGATATACTATCTATAAAAGCGTTAAATCTCAATAACAAACAATTAATGGATATATCTGATCTTGCGGTTTTTGAGAACCTTGTAAAATTAGAAATTAAGCAAAATGCTATAATTGATTTTTCACCACTATCAAATCTTTTTCAGCTAGAAGAATTAGACATTTCAAATGATCCTTGGAATGAATCACCCCAGCGAAATAAAATTAAGTCTTTAGATTTTGTACAAAAATTAGTCAACTTAAAATATGTGAATTTTTCACATACCGCCTTAACAACCATTGATTTTGTGAAATACTTACCAAAACTCCAACGCATTGAAGCTATGTGTAATAAGATTTCAGATTTATCACCATTAAAGCATTGTTCAGACCTTAGAGCAATGAATTTCTATAGTTGCCGTATCTGGGATATTGATGTTTGTCGATACTTACCTAAGCTTGAAGGTATTTCTATCAATGAAAATGCTGTAAGAGATCTATCACCTTTAGAAAATTGCATAAACTTAAGGGTTTTAAATGTTCATTCAAATAAACTAGGTGATATTAGTTGCCTTAAAAATTTAACTCAAATCACATATATTACTTTAGATCAAAATAGTATTGGTGATATTTCAGTCTTGAAAAACATGCCTAATATTAATCATTTGACTCTTTCCCTTAACCCATACATAAAAGATATGAGTGTACTTAAGGAACTCAAAAAACTAAGCTATGCAGAAGTTGCTAATCTTGACTTAACACCTGTGCAAAAACATGAGTTGCAAGAGGATCATCCAAAATGTAAATTTGTCTGGAGCTATTAA
- a CDS encoding TraX family protein, protein MTSTKLKIIACVTMLIDHATLFFDSKADYNLVATMHAIGRLAFPIFAFLIAEGFYHTRNVYKYLSRLLLFAIISQIPYNIVFQHEWIQWDQLNILFNFFFALFALWIYKKNKYAGIVAVIVISYLNQSVIHTGYGAYGILLVFFFYIFRGSFIKQAGSLTILMAAYITELLIRFYPRTSFYMFLQGFAVLSLFILYFYNGKKGKDIKYLFYVFYPTHIALLGIVNWLVKYKLS, encoded by the coding sequence ATGACTTCAACTAAACTGAAAATTATTGCGTGTGTGACCATGCTTATCGATCATGCGACCCTGTTTTTTGATTCAAAAGCCGATTATAATCTTGTAGCCACCATGCATGCTATTGGTCGACTGGCATTTCCCATATTTGCTTTTCTTATTGCAGAGGGATTTTACCATACGAGAAATGTATATAAATATTTAAGCCGATTATTATTATTTGCAATAATTTCCCAGATACCCTATAATATCGTATTTCAACATGAATGGATTCAATGGGATCAATTAAACATCCTGTTCAATTTCTTCTTTGCTCTATTTGCGCTATGGATTTATAAAAAGAATAAGTATGCTGGTATTGTAGCCGTTATTGTGATTAGCTATCTCAATCAATCGGTGATTCATACAGGTTATGGTGCTTATGGCATACTTCTTGTGTTTTTCTTCTATATCTTTAGAGGAAGTTTTATTAAACAAGCAGGCAGCTTAACGATATTAATGGCTGCTTATATTACTGAACTGCTTATAAGATTCTATCCTAGAACATCCTTTTACATGTTTCTTCAAGGATTTGCGGTGTTAAGCCTTTTTATTCTGTATTTTTATAATGGTAAAAAAGGCAAGGATATTAAATACTTGTTTTATGTATTTTATCCGACACACATAGCTCTACTTGGTATCGTCAACTGGTTGGTGAAATATAAGCTATCGTAA
- a CDS encoding chloramphenicol acetyltransferase — MKVVDMDKWKRKEHFNFFKAFDYPHFNLCANVDITAFLGYIKEKKYPFFLSSVYATYKVANHIKEFRYRIRGEQVIEHEYVDPAVTIMNDDGVFNFCTIPYEHTLSAFLQAGQQEIDKAKKNISIADEEERDDLIYMTSIPWVSFTNIMHPIHMNPVDSVPRIAWGKYFTDGDKVMLPLSIQAHHALMDGMHVGLYYEQIQAFFDHPEKYMK; from the coding sequence GTGAAAGTAGTGGATATGGATAAGTGGAAACGAAAGGAACATTTTAATTTTTTTAAAGCATTTGATTATCCGCATTTTAACCTGTGTGCTAATGTAGATATAACAGCTTTTTTGGGTTATATAAAAGAAAAGAAATACCCTTTTTTTCTTTCTAGTGTATATGCAACCTATAAGGTTGCTAATCACATAAAAGAATTTCGTTATCGCATACGTGGTGAGCAGGTGATTGAACATGAATATGTGGATCCTGCTGTGACAATTATGAATGATGATGGGGTATTTAATTTTTGTACCATACCCTACGAACATACATTAAGCGCATTTTTACAAGCAGGTCAACAAGAAATAGACAAGGCTAAGAAAAACATATCCATTGCAGATGAAGAAGAACGAGACGATTTGATCTATATGACCAGCATTCCTTGGGTGTCCTTTACAAATATTATGCATCCCATTCACATGAATCCAGTGGACAGTGTACCTCGAATAGCTTGGGGAAAGTATTTTACAGATGGGGATAAAGTGATGTTGCCCTTATCCATACAAGCCCATCATGCTTTAATGGATGGTATGCATGTAGGACTTTATTATGAACAGATTCAAGCATTTTTTGATCATCCTGAAAAATATATGAAGTGA
- a CDS encoding methionyl aminopeptidase, whose translation MKDISRNDACWCGSGKKYKHCHYNTDMQLKKYEQDGYRIPDRELIKPSDAIKGIEESAVITTGILDELNEMLVAGITTSAIDKFVYDYTTTRGGKPATLGFNGYQYSCCTSINDVICHGIPDQTVLKDGDIINVDISTEYKGYFSDASRMYAIGEVDKKAKDIMDITHDCLMIGIESVIPYEATNVIGEAIEHYANSKGYSVVRDFGGHGIGYAFHEKPFINHFATPIKGMIMVPGMVFTIEPMINEGSNRTKILKDGWTAKTIDGGLSAQWEHTILVTEEGARILT comes from the coding sequence TTGAAAGATATATCTAGGAATGATGCATGTTGGTGTGGCAGTGGTAAAAAATATAAACACTGTCACTATAATACGGATATGCAGTTAAAGAAATATGAACAAGATGGGTATAGGATACCCGATAGAGAATTAATCAAACCGTCAGATGCCATTAAAGGTATTGAAGAAAGTGCAGTAATAACAACGGGCATATTGGATGAACTGAATGAGATGCTTGTTGCAGGAATTACAACATCAGCCATTGATAAGTTTGTGTATGATTATACAACGACTAGAGGTGGAAAGCCTGCTACATTAGGATTCAACGGCTACCAATATAGCTGTTGTACATCCATAAATGATGTGATTTGTCATGGTATACCTGACCAGACAGTTTTAAAAGATGGTGATATCATTAACGTGGATATTTCCACAGAGTATAAAGGCTATTTTTCTGATGCAAGTAGAATGTATGCAATAGGTGAGGTGGATAAAAAGGCAAAAGATATCATGGACATAACCCATGATTGTCTCATGATAGGTATTGAATCGGTGATACCTTATGAAGCAACAAATGTTATAGGCGAAGCTATTGAGCATTATGCTAACAGTAAAGGTTATTCTGTTGTTCGGGATTTTGGTGGACACGGCATCGGTTATGCATTTCATGAAAAGCCTTTTATCAATCATTTTGCAACGCCCATTAAAGGGATGATCATGGTACCAGGTATGGTATTTACCATCGAACCCATGATTAATGAGGGAAGCAATCGAACTAAAATTCTTAAGGATGGGTGGACAGCTAAAACAATCGATGGCGGATTGTCTGCACAGTGGGAACATACGATTCTGGTAACGGAAGAGGGGGCTCGTATTCTTACCTAA
- a CDS encoding DEAD/DEAH box helicase, whose protein sequence is MQNNTNTFFNKYHIDANVCKSLSLMGYNQPMPVQEIVIPHVLDGLDLIVQSNTGSGKTAAFGIPIVHHIKIDETLPQALILTPTRELAVQICEEIAEIGKYKKVRCLPIYGKQPIHIQLRQLKQRVHIAVGTPGRLLDLIKKKNLKLEAMKYLVIDEADELLKRGFWEEVEAIVKKMPLERSTLLFSATMPSQIEAICADYMHNPIRIEMEPNQIPIDQIKQTWYEVSQDWKFKLLTKILDVYLPKKCMIFCNTRNKVDQLSNKLLRGKYNCVALHGKMAQKYRLRAISDFKNGKVPYLIATDLAGRGIHVDQLDLVINYTIPHENESYVHRIGRTGRVGEKGEAISFVSEHDKKRWLEIQAFINYQVKQGSENMLRGTHPSPSIKPRKKETHSKNKKRYQDITKLRINAGKKKKIRPGDILGAVSNLPGITSEDIGIIDIHDTCSYIEIFNNKGLRVLNGLRQGKVKGRPVTVKKVSNRS, encoded by the coding sequence ATGCAAAATAATACGAATACGTTTTTTAACAAATACCATATCGATGCTAATGTCTGTAAATCCTTATCTTTGATGGGATACAATCAACCGATGCCTGTACAAGAAATTGTCATCCCCCATGTATTAGATGGCTTAGATTTGATTGTACAATCCAATACAGGTAGTGGCAAAACAGCTGCTTTTGGTATTCCTATTGTTCATCACATTAAGATAGATGAAACGCTTCCACAAGCCCTAATATTAACCCCTACAAGAGAACTTGCCGTTCAGATATGTGAAGAAATAGCTGAAATTGGTAAGTATAAAAAAGTACGCTGTTTACCTATATATGGAAAACAACCTATACACATACAACTAAGACAATTAAAGCAACGGGTCCATATAGCTGTTGGAACACCAGGACGCCTATTGGACCTCATTAAGAAAAAGAATCTAAAATTAGAGGCCATGAAATATTTAGTCATTGATGAAGCCGATGAATTACTGAAACGTGGTTTTTGGGAGGAAGTGGAAGCTATTGTCAAAAAAATGCCACTAGAACGTTCTACACTTCTCTTCTCTGCAACCATGCCATCCCAGATAGAGGCTATTTGCGCTGATTATATGCACAATCCCATAAGGATTGAAATGGAACCCAATCAAATACCCATTGACCAAATTAAACAAACATGGTACGAGGTATCTCAAGATTGGAAGTTTAAACTCTTAACGAAAATCTTAGATGTCTATCTACCTAAAAAATGTATGATTTTTTGTAATACAAGAAACAAAGTTGATCAGCTTTCTAACAAACTCTTACGAGGAAAATATAATTGCGTTGCTCTACATGGTAAAATGGCTCAAAAATACCGTTTAAGAGCTATATCGGATTTTAAGAATGGTAAAGTACCCTATCTCATTGCAACAGATTTAGCTGGCAGAGGTATTCATGTGGACCAACTTGATTTGGTGATTAATTATACAATTCCTCATGAGAACGAAAGTTATGTCCACCGAATTGGGCGTACAGGTCGGGTAGGTGAAAAGGGTGAAGCCATCTCTTTTGTTTCAGAACATGATAAAAAAAGATGGTTAGAAATTCAAGCGTTTATTAACTACCAAGTCAAACAAGGGTCTGAGAATATGCTTAGGGGGACACATCCATCACCTTCCATAAAACCAAGAAAAAAAGAAACTCACTCAAAAAATAAAAAGCGGTATCAAGATATTACGAAACTCCGAATAAATGCTGGAAAAAAGAAAAAAATTAGACCTGGAGATATACTTGGTGCTGTTAGCAATTTGCCTGGTATAACATCCGAAGATATTGGCATTATTGATATACATGACACTTGTTCTTATATTGAAATCTTCAATAACAAAGGACTTCGTGTGTTAAATGGGCTTCGTCAAGGCAAAGTAAAAGGACGACCTGTTACAGTAAAAAAAGTTTCCAATCGTTCCTAG
- a CDS encoding ferritin-like domain-containing protein, producing the protein MYLDPINMMEMNEEPMPMRDDYMEEFNEVLGMIRDSIESEKEDEMFYDYLISIAPTEDEKQIIGSIRNDEKKHNMYFRQIYEDLTGETIEPIDNITFEEPASYVDGIKTALFDELRAVEKYRPIRELMPNRYYRDVLFEIITDELKHAAKYNYLFALNQ; encoded by the coding sequence ATGTATCTCGATCCAATTAATATGATGGAAATGAATGAAGAACCCATGCCTATGCGTGATGACTACATGGAAGAATTTAATGAAGTGTTGGGTATGATTCGTGATTCAATTGAAAGTGAAAAAGAAGATGAAATGTTTTACGATTATCTCATAAGTATTGCGCCAACAGAAGATGAAAAGCAAATTATTGGTTCCATACGTAATGATGAGAAGAAGCATAATATGTATTTTAGACAAATTTATGAAGATTTAACAGGCGAGACCATAGAACCCATTGATAATATTACTTTTGAAGAGCCGGCTAGTTATGTGGATGGTATAAAAACTGCTTTATTTGATGAGCTAAGAGCTGTTGAGAAATATAGACCCATTAGAGAGCTTATGCCCAATAGATATTATAGGGACGTTTTATTTGAGATAATTACAGATGAATTAAAGCATGCTGCAAAATATAATTATTTATTTGCACTCAATCAATAA